A stretch of the Notamacropus eugenii isolate mMacEug1 chromosome 2, mMacEug1.pri_v2, whole genome shotgun sequence genome encodes the following:
- the TNFAIP1 gene encoding BTB/POZ domain-containing adapter for CUL3-mediated RhoA degradation protein 2, translating into MSGDTCLAGLCPASGSKPKPGGFKGGGMGNKYIQLNVGGSLYYTTVRVLTRHDTMLKAMFSGRMEVLTDKEGWILIDRCGKHFGTILNYLRDDTINLPQNRQEIKELMAEAKYYLIQGLVDMCQMALQDKKDSYQPVCNIPIITSPKEEERFIEASTKPVVKLLYNRSNNKYSYTSNSDDHLLKNIELFDKLSLRFNGRVLFIKDVIGDEICCWSFYGQGRKLAEVCCTSIVYATEKKQTKVEFPEARIYEETLNVLLYETPRVPDNSLLEATSRSRSQACPGEDEEASELRERVRRIHVKRYSTYDDRQLSHQSTHRD; encoded by the exons ATGTCCGGAGATACCTGCCTGGCTGGCCTGTGCCCAGCCTCAGGATCTAAGCCCAAGCCAGGGGGCTTTAAGGGTGGTGGGATGGGCAACAAATACATCCAGCTCAATGTTGGAGGCTCCCTGTACTACACCACGGTGCGGGTGCTCACCCGGCATGACACCATGCTCAAGGCCATGTTCAGCGGGCGCATGGAGGTGCTGACTGACAAGGAGG GCTGGATCCTCATAGACCGATGCGGCAAACACTTTGGCACCATTTTGAATTACCTCCGAGATGACACCATCAACCTTCCCCAGAACCGCCAGGAGATCAAGGAGCTGATGGCAGAAGCCAAATATTACCTCATCCAGGGCCTGGTGGACATGTGTCAGATGGCACTGCAG GATAAGAAGGACTCATACCAGCCTGTGTGCAACATCCCCATCATCACATCCCCAAAGGAGGAAGAGCGATTCATCGAAGCCTCCACTAAG CCTGTGGTAAAGCTGCTCTATAACCGGAGCAACAACAAATATTCCTACACCAG CAACTCTGACGACCACTTGCTTAAGAACATTGAGCTCTTTGACAAACTCTCTCTACGGTTCAATGGCCGCGTGCTCTTCATTAAGGACGTCATTGGAGATGAAATCTGCTGTTGGTCCTTCTATGGCCAAGGCCGGAAGTTGGCCGAGGTGTGCTGTACCTCCATTGTCTACGCCACTGAGAAGAAGCAGACGAAG GTGGAGTTCCCAGAGGCCCGCATCTATGAGGAAACACTGAATGTCCTGCTCTATGAGACACCCCGAGTCCCTGACAACTCTTTGTTGGAGGCCACAAGCCGCAGCCGGAGCCAGGCTTGTCCTGGTGAAGACGAGGAGGCCTCTGAATTACGAGAGCGAGTTCGCCGAATCCATGTCAAGCGATACAGCACGTATGATGATCGGCAGCTCAGCCACCAGTCCACCCATCGGGACTGA